Proteins from one Planctomyces sp. SH-PL62 genomic window:
- a CDS encoding DUF1080 domain-containing protein has product MTFRKPTLLAAAAFATFLLPALALGADDARPLFDGKTPKGWILTDGQPLPAKFVQEDGINPHGTGSYIVSYEEKLGDFIVDFDYKLSKGCNSGVFVRVNDLKDPVYTGIEIALDDTTGQGYHDSGAFYDLVKPTSNAQKPAGEWNHMTITAKGPRIAVSINGTEVSKIDLDEFDKPGLRPDGSKHKFEKVAIGKLDRSGYLGFQDHGQDCWYKNITFKKP; this is encoded by the coding sequence ATGACGTTCCGCAAACCGACGCTCCTGGCCGCCGCGGCCTTCGCGACTTTCCTTCTCCCCGCGCTCGCCCTCGGCGCGGACGACGCCAGGCCGCTTTTCGACGGCAAGACCCCCAAGGGCTGGATCCTGACCGACGGCCAGCCGCTCCCCGCGAAATTCGTCCAGGAGGACGGGATCAACCCCCACGGCACCGGGAGCTACATCGTCTCTTATGAGGAGAAGCTCGGCGACTTCATCGTCGACTTCGACTACAAGCTCAGCAAGGGCTGCAACTCCGGGGTCTTCGTCCGCGTCAATGACCTCAAGGATCCGGTCTACACCGGCATCGAGATCGCCCTCGACGACACCACCGGCCAGGGCTACCACGATTCGGGCGCCTTCTACGACCTGGTCAAGCCCACGTCGAACGCCCAGAAGCCGGCCGGCGAGTGGAACCACATGACGATCACCGCCAAGGGCCCCAGGATCGCCGTCTCGATCAACGGGACCGAGGTCTCCAAGATCGACCTCGACGAGTTCGACAAGCCCGGCCTGCGTCCCGACGGCTCGAAGCACAAGTTCGAGAAGGTCGCCATCGGCAAGCTCGACCGCAGCGGCTACCTCGGCTTCCAGGACCACGGCCAGGACTGCTGGTACAAGAACATCACCTTCAAGAAGCCCTAA
- a CDS encoding TPM domain-containing protein, protein MSSSLRWSVPPLLAVALAFAWPAADAAEVRDRAGMFSPQVVKQVQEDLNRVEKQTGVPILIETVDSIPDLASDAPSRIKLRAINDLAVKRDREVDAQGIYVLLSKKDRVLSNVLVRQKYAGALPEATRLKIRDAFIGPFKDGDYDGGLAAAAVAIDAALPDGPVAAGRAPAGRRLVPAAPAPGRVEVGRQAQQQPQFGVGSLVMIVLGILAVLFVVRLLSGSLGGQRGGYPQGGPGMGMGPGAGPGPGMGPGYGGPGYGGMPGRGGFFSSMLGGIGGAMAGNWLYDQFSGRHSGHHNDASGYSPMGGQTDPGADPYGDSIIGGNDDGGQGGSWGDSGGGDWGGGGDWGGGDDGGSW, encoded by the coding sequence ATGTCATCGTCGCTTCGTTGGTCCGTCCCCCCGCTGCTCGCGGTCGCCCTCGCGTTCGCCTGGCCCGCCGCCGACGCGGCCGAGGTCCGCGACCGCGCCGGGATGTTCTCGCCGCAGGTCGTCAAGCAGGTCCAGGAGGACCTGAATCGGGTGGAGAAGCAGACCGGCGTCCCGATCCTGATCGAGACCGTCGACTCCATCCCCGACCTGGCGAGCGACGCCCCGTCCCGGATCAAGCTCCGCGCCATCAACGACCTGGCCGTCAAGCGCGACCGCGAGGTCGACGCCCAGGGGATCTACGTCCTGCTCTCGAAGAAGGACCGCGTGCTCTCCAACGTCCTGGTGCGGCAGAAGTACGCCGGCGCCCTCCCCGAAGCGACCCGGCTGAAGATCCGAGACGCCTTCATCGGCCCGTTCAAGGACGGCGACTATGACGGCGGACTCGCCGCCGCCGCCGTCGCGATCGACGCTGCGCTCCCGGACGGCCCCGTCGCCGCGGGCCGGGCCCCCGCCGGCCGCCGACTGGTCCCGGCCGCTCCCGCGCCCGGCCGCGTCGAGGTCGGCCGCCAGGCGCAGCAGCAGCCCCAGTTCGGGGTGGGCTCGCTGGTGATGATCGTCCTGGGCATCCTCGCCGTCCTGTTCGTCGTGCGGCTCCTCAGCGGGTCCCTCGGCGGCCAGCGCGGCGGCTACCCCCAGGGCGGGCCCGGCATGGGCATGGGTCCCGGCGCCGGCCCCGGTCCCGGCATGGGACCGGGCTACGGCGGCCCCGGCTACGGCGGGATGCCCGGCCGAGGCGGCTTCTTCTCCAGCATGCTCGGCGGCATCGGCGGCGCGATGGCCGGCAACTGGCTCTACGACCAGTTCTCGGGCCGACACTCCGGCCACCACAACGACGCCTCCGGCTACTCCCCGATGGGCGGCCAGACCGACCCCGGAGCCGACCCCTACGGCGACTCGATCATCGGCGGCAACGACGACGGCGGCCAGGGAGGCTCCTGGGGCGACTCCGGCGGCGGCGATTGGGGCGGCGGCGGCGATTGGGGCGGGGGCGACGACGGCGGCAGCTGGTGA
- a CDS encoding glutamine amidotransferase, translating into MELDKRQAQGARRIARLIVLSDFGSNNGVNPLVAARRYRDQQTPVSTVVLGTQGAGAGSRDVAVRDIAAGPTVFVKNKLEVRGALSARGFTGETLDVELFVEDQPTAVARTKIKIPEDADAVPITGLNYIPQTPGEKKVTLKVAPREGELVVSNNEISTFVTVLSGGLNVLFLQGPNFTWDYRYLMNAIATSPDIEVKGALIRAPAVGEKGELADEEFTPGRYDVYILSDMAANFLTRPQQLLLADAVKKGAAGLMMLGGRASFGPGGWGQTDVADVLPVEVHPGDGDIEPPGGVKFTPNAVGLNSYLLQLGSDPADTARIWELLPPLQGANRFGRPKLGAEILGTVNGVDAEPMMLSIETGRGRTLAYGGDTWPWARTEVGRPAHRKFWRQAIFWLSHKENQGSDQIKLNLDRRRAAVGQTVDLTVTGRDAKGAPLTDVVYETKVEREGEPPVSEPVELYTRGDESRGTYAAVGEPGDYKVTVIGKRNGQEVGRDTARFLVYQDDRELENPSADPELARQIAEITSGEPVPPEQLAKHLAGLDKAAFTEYVSPTEHRIWDNWPFFLLFTLCLTFEWWLRKRHGWV; encoded by the coding sequence ATGGAGCTGGACAAGCGGCAGGCGCAGGGCGCCCGCCGGATCGCCCGTCTGATCGTCCTGTCCGACTTCGGCTCGAACAACGGCGTCAATCCGCTGGTCGCGGCGCGGCGGTATCGGGATCAGCAGACCCCGGTCTCGACGGTCGTCCTCGGCACCCAGGGCGCCGGGGCCGGCTCGCGCGACGTGGCCGTCCGCGACATCGCCGCCGGGCCGACCGTCTTCGTCAAGAACAAGCTGGAGGTCCGGGGCGCGCTCTCCGCCCGCGGCTTCACCGGCGAGACGCTCGACGTGGAGCTGTTCGTCGAGGACCAGCCGACGGCCGTCGCCCGGACCAAGATCAAGATCCCCGAGGACGCCGACGCCGTCCCGATCACCGGCCTGAACTACATCCCCCAGACGCCCGGCGAGAAGAAGGTGACCCTCAAGGTCGCCCCTCGCGAGGGGGAGCTGGTGGTCTCGAACAACGAGATCAGCACGTTCGTCACCGTCCTCAGCGGCGGGCTCAACGTCCTGTTCCTCCAGGGGCCGAATTTCACCTGGGACTACCGCTACCTGATGAACGCCATCGCCACCTCGCCCGACATCGAGGTCAAGGGGGCCCTGATCCGGGCCCCGGCCGTGGGCGAGAAGGGGGAGCTGGCCGACGAGGAATTCACCCCGGGCCGGTACGACGTCTACATCCTCAGCGACATGGCCGCCAACTTCCTCACCCGCCCCCAGCAGCTTCTCCTGGCCGACGCGGTGAAGAAAGGGGCGGCCGGGCTGATGATGCTCGGCGGCCGCGCCAGCTTCGGCCCCGGCGGCTGGGGCCAGACCGACGTCGCCGACGTCCTCCCCGTGGAGGTCCACCCCGGCGACGGCGACATCGAGCCCCCCGGCGGCGTCAAGTTCACCCCCAACGCCGTGGGCCTCAACAGCTACCTGCTTCAGCTCGGCTCGGACCCGGCCGACACGGCCCGGATCTGGGAGCTGCTCCCCCCGCTCCAGGGCGCCAACCGCTTCGGCCGGCCCAAGCTCGGCGCCGAGATCCTCGGCACGGTCAACGGCGTCGACGCCGAGCCGATGATGCTCAGCATCGAGACCGGCCGGGGCCGCACTCTCGCCTACGGCGGCGACACCTGGCCCTGGGCCCGCACCGAGGTCGGCCGTCCCGCCCACCGGAAGTTCTGGCGACAGGCGATCTTCTGGCTGTCCCACAAGGAGAACCAGGGGAGCGACCAGATCAAGCTGAACCTCGATCGCCGTCGCGCCGCCGTGGGCCAGACCGTCGACCTGACCGTCACCGGCCGCGACGCCAAGGGCGCCCCCCTGACCGACGTCGTCTACGAGACGAAGGTGGAGCGCGAGGGGGAGCCCCCCGTCAGCGAGCCCGTCGAGCTCTACACCCGCGGCGACGAGTCCCGCGGCACCTACGCCGCCGTCGGCGAGCCCGGCGACTACAAGGTCACCGTGATCGGCAAGCGGAACGGCCAGGAAGTCGGCCGAGACACCGCCCGGTTCCTGGTCTACCAGGACGACCGCGAGCTGGAGAACCCCTCCGCCGACCCCGAACTCGCCCGCCAGATCGCCGAGATCACCTCCGGCGAGCCCGTCCCCCCCGAACAACTCGCCAAGCATCTCGCCGGCCTCGACAAGGCCGCCTTCACCGAATACGTCAGCCCGACCGAACACCGGATCTGGGACAACTGGCCCTTCTTCCTCCTCTTCACCCTCTGCCTCACCTTCGAATGGTGGCTCCGCAAACGCCACGGCTGGGTGTAG
- a CDS encoding BatA domain-containing protein: MEFSLMHAGLAAGAAMAAVPVILHLFMRPTPKHVVFPALRLIRERQKKSKKKMRIKNWLLLAARMLVLALMALALARPRLHSETPLGDDSVPTALGLVFDTSLSMSYREQDETLLDQAKARAREIIGRIPDSSLVFAVNSADPGVPVGLSPATARKWIDDLTIRPVNRPLNMAMGQVYSAVADCDRPRREVYVLTDLGRTSWDAERPAEGLDQVEKARQAKAAGGQIATVILKLGPEERENVSLDEATLPQNTAPQGEPVEIRGLVRAHGNKPAQRIVEFYLDGVKKGQQPVDLAAGGQAEVRFLTPPRLKEGEIHRAELRVTGAPDPLKFDDQRFLSFEVRPALKVLIVSDLNADSEFVAMALDPDPTPGAGRSYQLERARPADLDRFRETLHEFAAVFLLNVETLDDSRWGLLNAYVHEGGGLVVGLGDRCKAENYNGPIAGQVLPAQLARAVSPPGKGTTFGKIADVTHPLFDRYAREMDAQFAVMPVYSYWQVQPPSGSRTLLNFADGAPALVERNFKGARTGRVLMWSTPLARRVVRSDRAAWNEFPNVSYWVFPVVMNLTIPYLAGSTGEQLVFDAGDDVLLGFGPDARPQDVLITGPDGKSTDRLAPPPAGEPLKIAAPQQIGQWTVVAVGPGDARKTMGFSLNPPRAESRFADLETADLDVLFGKDGYALAGDDKALKKVTELIRVGHEIFPWLMLLILILVTLENYLANTFYKEPTGQADVTATSTGMAQAGA; the protein is encoded by the coding sequence ATGGAATTCTCGCTGATGCACGCCGGGCTCGCCGCCGGCGCCGCGATGGCGGCCGTCCCGGTGATCCTCCACCTGTTCATGCGGCCGACGCCCAAGCACGTCGTCTTCCCCGCCCTTCGCCTGATCCGCGAGCGGCAGAAGAAGTCCAAGAAGAAGATGCGGATCAAGAACTGGCTGTTGCTGGCCGCCCGGATGCTCGTGCTGGCCCTCATGGCCCTGGCCCTGGCGCGCCCCCGACTCCACTCCGAGACCCCGCTGGGCGACGACTCGGTGCCGACGGCGCTCGGCCTTGTCTTCGACACCAGCCTGTCGATGAGCTATCGGGAGCAGGACGAGACGCTGCTCGACCAGGCCAAGGCCCGCGCCCGCGAGATCATCGGCCGCATCCCCGATTCCAGCCTGGTCTTCGCGGTGAACTCGGCCGATCCGGGCGTCCCGGTGGGGCTCTCGCCGGCCACCGCACGCAAGTGGATCGACGACCTGACGATCCGCCCGGTCAACCGGCCGCTCAACATGGCCATGGGTCAGGTCTACTCGGCCGTCGCCGACTGCGACCGCCCCCGCCGCGAGGTCTACGTCCTGACCGACCTCGGCCGGACCTCCTGGGACGCCGAACGCCCCGCCGAAGGGCTCGACCAGGTCGAGAAGGCCAGGCAGGCCAAGGCCGCGGGGGGGCAGATCGCCACCGTCATCCTCAAGCTCGGCCCCGAGGAGCGCGAGAACGTCTCGCTCGACGAGGCGACCCTTCCCCAGAACACCGCCCCCCAGGGCGAGCCCGTCGAGATCCGCGGACTGGTCCGCGCGCACGGGAACAAGCCCGCGCAACGGATCGTCGAGTTCTACCTCGACGGCGTCAAGAAAGGCCAGCAGCCCGTCGACCTGGCGGCCGGCGGCCAGGCCGAGGTCCGCTTCCTGACCCCTCCCCGACTCAAGGAGGGGGAGATCCACCGCGCCGAGCTGCGCGTCACCGGCGCCCCCGACCCGCTCAAGTTCGACGACCAGCGGTTCCTCAGCTTCGAGGTCCGTCCGGCGCTCAAGGTCCTGATCGTCTCGGACCTGAACGCCGACTCCGAGTTCGTCGCCATGGCGCTCGACCCCGACCCGACCCCCGGCGCGGGCCGCAGCTACCAGCTGGAACGGGCCCGCCCGGCCGACCTGGACCGCTTCCGCGAGACGCTCCACGAGTTCGCCGCCGTCTTCCTGCTCAACGTCGAGACGCTCGACGACTCCCGCTGGGGCCTGCTGAACGCCTACGTCCACGAGGGAGGCGGGCTCGTCGTCGGCCTGGGAGACCGCTGCAAGGCCGAGAACTACAACGGCCCGATCGCCGGCCAGGTCCTCCCCGCGCAGCTCGCCAGGGCGGTCTCGCCGCCGGGGAAGGGGACGACGTTCGGCAAGATCGCCGACGTCACCCACCCGCTGTTCGACCGCTACGCCCGCGAGATGGACGCCCAGTTCGCCGTGATGCCCGTCTACAGCTACTGGCAGGTGCAGCCGCCGTCGGGCTCGCGCACGCTCCTGAACTTCGCCGACGGCGCCCCCGCGCTGGTGGAGCGGAACTTCAAAGGGGCCCGCACCGGCCGGGTCCTGATGTGGTCCACCCCGCTCGCCCGCCGCGTCGTGAGGTCGGACCGCGCGGCCTGGAACGAGTTCCCCAACGTGAGCTACTGGGTCTTCCCCGTGGTCATGAACCTGACGATCCCGTACCTCGCCGGCTCGACGGGCGAGCAGCTCGTCTTCGACGCCGGCGACGACGTGCTGCTGGGCTTCGGGCCCGACGCCCGCCCCCAGGACGTTTTGATCACCGGGCCCGACGGCAAGTCCACCGATCGGCTCGCGCCGCCCCCCGCCGGCGAGCCCCTGAAGATCGCCGCGCCCCAGCAGATCGGCCAGTGGACGGTCGTCGCCGTCGGCCCCGGCGACGCGCGCAAGACCATGGGCTTCAGCCTTAACCCGCCCCGCGCGGAGAGCCGATTCGCCGACCTGGAGACGGCCGACCTCGACGTCCTCTTCGGCAAGGACGGTTACGCCCTGGCCGGCGACGACAAGGCCCTCAAGAAGGTGACCGAGCTGATCCGCGTGGGCCACGAGATCTTCCCCTGGCTGATGTTGCTGATCCTGATCCTCGTGACCCTCGAGAACTACCTGGCGAACACGTTCTACAAGGAGCCGACCGGCCAGGCGGACGTCACGGCGACCTCCACCGGCATGGCCCAGGCCGGCGCCTGA
- a CDS encoding DUF58 domain-containing protein, producing MGNAEKFLKPEVIRQVSRLDLRAKFIIEGFIAGLHASPFQGFSVEFSEHRKYTPGDNIADIDWNVFAKTDRFYTKKFQAETNLTGYLVMDLSASMGYTYRQELTKFEYGISLAAALGYLMIHQQDPVGLIAFDTKVRRSLAPGSRRTQLANILSVLAQLKPEGTTDIEASLLQVAGMMRHRSLVMIFSDLLADPEPIRRALYRLRFAGHDVILFHILDEAEAAFPFEGMLRLEDNETGEVIEVDAEAIKSDYLEEVESFRAGYKAECVRARIDYVPLHTGMAFDKALMSYLLSRQARG from the coding sequence ATGGGTAACGCCGAGAAGTTTCTGAAGCCCGAGGTGATCCGCCAGGTCTCGCGGCTCGACCTGCGCGCCAAGTTCATCATCGAGGGGTTCATCGCGGGGCTGCACGCCAGCCCGTTCCAGGGGTTCTCGGTCGAGTTCTCGGAGCATCGCAAGTACACCCCGGGCGACAACATCGCAGACATCGACTGGAACGTCTTCGCCAAGACCGACCGCTTCTACACCAAGAAGTTCCAGGCCGAGACCAACCTCACCGGCTACCTCGTGATGGACCTCTCGGCGTCGATGGGCTACACCTACCGCCAGGAGCTGACCAAGTTCGAGTACGGGATCAGCCTGGCCGCCGCGCTGGGGTACCTGATGATCCACCAGCAAGATCCCGTCGGCCTGATCGCGTTCGACACCAAGGTCCGCCGCAGCCTGGCCCCGGGGAGCCGGCGGACGCAGCTGGCGAACATCCTCTCGGTCCTGGCCCAGCTCAAGCCCGAGGGGACGACCGACATCGAGGCCAGCCTGCTCCAGGTAGCCGGGATGATGCGGCACCGCAGCCTCGTCATGATCTTCAGCGACCTGCTGGCCGACCCCGAGCCGATCCGACGGGCGCTCTACCGGCTGCGGTTCGCCGGCCACGACGTGATTTTGTTCCACATCCTCGACGAGGCCGAGGCCGCCTTCCCGTTCGAGGGGATGCTGCGGCTGGAAGACAACGAGACCGGCGAGGTGATCGAGGTCGACGCCGAGGCGATCAAGTCCGACTACCTGGAGGAGGTCGAGAGCTTCCGGGCCGGCTACAAGGCCGAGTGCGTCCGGGCCCGGATCGACTACGTGCCGCTGCATACGGGGATGGCCTTCGACAAGGCCTTGATGTCCTACCTGCTGTCCCGCCAGGCGCGAGGCTGA
- a CDS encoding AAA family ATPase, which yields MSAELSKAIIGQHDVVELILAAIFTRGHVLLVGVPGLAKTLMVSSIARILDVGFKRIQFTPDLMPSDITGTNVLEEPESGRREFRFVPGPLFSNIILADEINRTPPKTQAALLQAMQEREVTVGQETLKLPDPFFVIATQNPIEQEGTYPLPEAQLDRFMFDVRVGYPSLDEEKKILAGTTRGESPELKKLLSAKAIVNLQRLVTSVPASDYTVDYVARLVRATRPADEYAPQFIKDLVDYGAGPRAGQNLILAGKAMAAMDGRYSVSLDDVRKVALPVLRHRLSVNFQAQAEGQTTESLIKRLIAEVREPDTPKYDRKGA from the coding sequence ATGTCCGCCGAGTTGAGCAAGGCCATCATCGGCCAGCACGACGTCGTCGAGCTGATCCTGGCCGCCATCTTCACCCGCGGGCACGTCCTGCTGGTGGGCGTGCCGGGGCTGGCCAAGACCCTGATGGTCAGCTCGATCGCCAGGATCCTCGACGTCGGCTTCAAGCGGATCCAGTTCACCCCCGACCTGATGCCCTCGGACATCACCGGCACGAACGTGCTGGAGGAGCCGGAGTCGGGCCGTCGCGAATTCCGGTTCGTCCCCGGCCCCCTCTTCTCGAACATCATCCTGGCGGACGAGATCAACCGGACCCCTCCCAAGACCCAGGCGGCGCTGCTCCAGGCCATGCAGGAGCGCGAGGTGACGGTGGGCCAGGAGACGCTGAAGCTCCCCGACCCGTTCTTCGTGATCGCCACCCAGAACCCGATCGAGCAGGAGGGGACGTATCCGCTCCCCGAGGCCCAGCTCGACCGCTTCATGTTCGACGTCCGGGTGGGCTACCCCTCGCTCGACGAGGAGAAGAAGATCCTCGCCGGGACGACCCGCGGCGAGTCGCCGGAGCTGAAGAAGCTCCTCTCGGCCAAGGCGATCGTCAACCTCCAGCGGCTGGTGACGTCGGTGCCGGCGTCTGACTACACGGTGGACTACGTGGCCCGACTGGTCCGCGCCACCCGCCCGGCCGACGAGTACGCCCCCCAGTTCATCAAGGACCTGGTCGACTACGGCGCCGGCCCCCGCGCCGGCCAAAACCTGATCCTGGCGGGCAAGGCGATGGCGGCGATGGACGGCCGCTACAGCGTCTCGCTGGACGACGTCCGCAAGGTCGCGCTCCCGGTCCTCCGCCACCGCCTGAGCGTCAACTTCCAGGCCCAGGCCGAAGGCCAGACCACGGAATCCCTCATCAAGCGCCTGATCGCCGAGGTCCGCGAGCCCGACACCCCCAAGTACGACCGAAAAGGCGCCTGA
- a CDS encoding DUF4159 domain-containing protein, whose protein sequence is MAHRFRGVFRLVVGLAAGAVAWGSTVGEVRAAVTHEQVERAIRDGVRFLKKQQIPETGGWRDYQVGGEARTGLTSLVTLALLTAGEPADSPTIRSALDFLRKWSPDQLDSTYAVALQTMVYAAADPKADVNRIIANVDWLERAQIRPNDPVDWPGSWSYNLGKRSPGDNSNTQYALLGLHAASEAGVQAKPEVWNLSRAYWESAQRGDGGWGYHHKQRDSGSTGSMTAAGISSLVITGLRRFQGSEEIHGENIQNCGKVTVNKNLQRGINWMAGRFQVGQNINMGPAWRLYYLYGVERAGRLGGLRFFGEHDWYREGAEALVHEQDKLGGFWEGVVNERDPLIATSFALLFLAKGRAPVLVNKLRHGPQTDWDNDPDDVRNLVNLVSQDWKHLLTWQVVDPGSASVEELLQAPIAFINGHLAPEFSDLAVKNLRDYVDQGGFLVADACCGREEFDVGFRDLMKRVFPEENYRLKPLSNDHPIWRAKHLLTPGIYPLWGVEHGCRTVVIYSPKDLSCYWNQMDRTERDRKNPAIGLATMVGQNIVDYATGRELPADKLVVREVREFKADVPKRGSLRIAKLQHGGDWNIAPLAVPNLMDALRKPPLGFDVAVSQKDLSPSDPALIYYPLIYFHGRAAASFSPEDMEALRKHIDPGGGTIFADAACGSPGFDASFRRFAAELFPNNPLVPIPKDDELFSEKVYFDLKDSQYTKAAGGGKDYPQLEGVKVNGHWSIIYSKFDIGCALERHSGLDCKGYTYESALRIAANVVIYSTLP, encoded by the coding sequence ATGGCGCACAGGTTCCGGGGGGTGTTCAGGTTGGTCGTCGGGCTCGCGGCGGGGGCCGTCGCCTGGGGCTCGACGGTCGGCGAGGTTCGCGCGGCCGTGACCCATGAGCAGGTCGAACGCGCCATCCGCGACGGCGTCCGCTTCCTCAAGAAGCAGCAGATCCCCGAGACCGGGGGCTGGCGGGATTACCAGGTCGGCGGCGAGGCCCGGACCGGGCTCACCAGTCTCGTCACGCTGGCCCTCCTGACCGCCGGGGAGCCCGCCGACTCGCCCACGATCCGCTCGGCGCTCGACTTCCTGCGGAAATGGAGCCCCGATCAGCTCGATTCCACCTACGCCGTCGCCCTCCAGACGATGGTCTACGCCGCCGCCGACCCCAAGGCCGACGTCAACCGGATCATCGCCAACGTCGACTGGCTGGAGCGGGCCCAGATCCGGCCCAACGACCCCGTCGACTGGCCCGGTTCGTGGAGTTACAACCTGGGAAAGCGGTCCCCCGGCGACAACTCCAACACCCAGTACGCCCTGCTGGGGCTGCACGCGGCCTCCGAGGCGGGCGTCCAGGCCAAGCCCGAGGTCTGGAATCTGTCGCGGGCCTACTGGGAGAGCGCCCAGCGCGGCGACGGCGGCTGGGGCTATCACCACAAGCAGCGCGATTCGGGCTCGACCGGCAGCATGACGGCGGCGGGGATCTCCAGCCTGGTGATCACCGGCCTCCGCCGCTTCCAGGGGTCCGAGGAGATCCACGGGGAGAACATCCAGAACTGCGGCAAGGTGACGGTCAACAAGAACCTCCAGCGCGGCATCAACTGGATGGCCGGCCGCTTCCAGGTCGGCCAGAACATCAATATGGGCCCGGCCTGGCGGCTGTATTACCTGTACGGCGTCGAGCGCGCCGGGCGGCTCGGCGGCCTCCGGTTCTTCGGCGAGCACGACTGGTATCGCGAGGGCGCCGAGGCCCTCGTCCACGAGCAGGACAAGCTCGGCGGATTCTGGGAAGGGGTGGTGAACGAGAGGGACCCGCTCATCGCCACCAGCTTCGCGCTCCTGTTCCTCGCCAAGGGCCGGGCGCCGGTGCTGGTGAACAAGCTGCGGCACGGCCCGCAGACGGACTGGGACAACGACCCCGACGACGTCCGCAACCTGGTCAACCTGGTCTCCCAGGACTGGAAGCACCTGCTGACCTGGCAGGTGGTCGATCCCGGCTCGGCGAGCGTTGAGGAGCTGCTCCAGGCCCCGATCGCCTTCATCAACGGCCACCTCGCCCCCGAGTTCTCCGACCTCGCCGTGAAGAACCTCCGCGACTACGTCGACCAGGGGGGATTCCTCGTCGCCGACGCCTGCTGCGGACGCGAGGAGTTCGACGTCGGCTTCCGCGACCTGATGAAGCGGGTCTTCCCCGAAGAGAATTACCGGCTCAAGCCCCTCTCCAACGACCACCCGATCTGGCGGGCCAAGCACCTGCTGACCCCGGGGATCTATCCGCTCTGGGGCGTGGAGCACGGCTGCCGGACGGTCGTGATCTACTCCCCCAAGGACCTGTCCTGCTACTGGAACCAGATGGACCGCACCGAGCGGGATCGCAAGAACCCGGCCATCGGCCTGGCGACGATGGTGGGCCAGAACATCGTCGACTACGCGACCGGCCGCGAGCTGCCGGCCGACAAGCTGGTCGTCCGCGAGGTCCGCGAGTTCAAGGCCGACGTCCCCAAGCGGGGCTCGCTTCGGATCGCCAAGCTCCAGCACGGCGGCGACTGGAACATCGCCCCGCTGGCCGTCCCGAACCTGATGGACGCCCTGCGCAAGCCGCCGCTGGGCTTCGACGTGGCCGTCTCCCAGAAGGACCTCTCGCCCAGCGACCCGGCGCTCATCTACTACCCCCTGATCTACTTCCACGGCCGCGCCGCGGCCTCGTTCTCGCCCGAGGACATGGAGGCCCTGCGGAAGCACATCGATCCGGGGGGCGGCACCATCTTCGCCGACGCCGCCTGCGGCAGCCCCGGCTTCGACGCCTCGTTCCGCCGCTTCGCCGCCGAGCTGTTCCCGAACAACCCCCTGGTGCCGATCCCCAAGGACGACGAGCTGTTCTCCGAGAAGGTCTACTTCGACCTGAAAGACTCGCAGTACACCAAGGCGGCCGGCGGCGGCAAGGACTACCCCCAGCTCGAAGGGGTCAAGGTCAACGGCCACTGGTCCATCATCTACTCCAAGTTCGACATCGGTTGCGCCCTCGAACGCCACTCCGGCCTCGACTGCAAGGGCTACACCTACGAAAGCGCCCTGCGGATCGCCGCCAACGTCGTCATCTACTCCACCCTCCCCTGA